Sequence from the Streptomyces sp. R33 genome:
CCCTCGGCGAGCAGCTCGAAGACCAGGATCGGCAGCTTGTTGTCACGGCACAGCGTGATGGCGGTGGCGTCGGCGACCTTGAGGTCGCGGGAGAGCACCTCGCTGTACTCCAGCGCGTCGAACTTCACCGCGTCGGGGTTCTTCTTGGGGTCGGAGTCGTAGACGCCGTCGACGCCGTTCTTGCCCATGAGCAGGGCCTCGGCGTCGATCTCCAGGGCACGCTGGGCGGCCGTGGTGTCGGTGGAGAAGTACGGCATGCCCATGCCGGCGCCGAAGATGACGACGCGGCCCTTCTCCAGGTGGCGTACGGCGCGCAGCGGGATGTACGGCTCCGCGACCTGGCCCATGGTGATGGCGGTCTGCACGCGCGAGTCGATGCCTTCCTTCTCCAGGAAGTCCTGGAGGGCGAGGCAGTTCATGACGGTGCCGAGCATGCCCATGTAGTCGGACCGCGCACGGTCCATGCCCCGCTGCTGCAGTTCGGCGCCGCGGAAGAAGTTTCCGCCGCCGATCACGACGGCGATCTCCGCGCCGTCACGGACCACCGCGGCGATTTCGCGCGCGATGGCATGGACGACGTCGGGGTCGACGCCCAGTCCTCCACCACCGGAGAAGGCTTCGCCCGACAGCTTCAGCATGAAGCGGCGGCCCTTCTTGTCGTGGTCGCTCTTGTCGTCGGAAGCGGTGTGGGGGTCCACGCCCTGATTCATGGAGATCTCCTCGTGCACATACGAAGAAGGCCATTGCCGGTGGGTCCTCGCGGTTCCCTCTACGGCAATGGCCTCCTCGTCAGATCTGCGGTCGTTCCGCGCGCGGGCGGACGACTGCTTCAGACCCTACCGGGGTCCGGTGTCCGTCGTGTACGGACGGACTCAGATGCCGACCTTGATGCGCGAGAAGCGCTTCAGGGTGACACCGGCCTCGTCCAGGACCTTCTGGACGGACTTCTTGTTGTCCAGCGCGTACGGCTGGCCGAGGAGGGTGGCCTCCTTGAAGAAGCCGTTGACGCGACCCTCGACGATCTTGGCGATGGCAGCCTCGGGCTTGCCCTCCGCGCGGGTGACCTCTTCGGCGATGCGGCGCTCGGACTCGACCTTGTCGGCCGGGACGTCCTCGGCGGAGAGCCACTGCGGGGCGAACGCGGCGATGTGCTGCGCGACGCCGCGGGCGACCTCGGCGTTCTCCTTGTCGAGCTCGACCAGGACGCCGATCTGGAACGGCAGGTCGGGCATGGTGCGGTGCATGTACGCCGTGACGTAACCGCCGGCGAACTGCGCGAAGCGGTCCAGGACGATCTTCTCGCCGAGGTTCGCGTTCGCCTCGTCCACGAAGGCGGTGACGGTCTTGCCGGGCTCGATCTCGGACGCGAGCAGCGCCTCGATGTCGGCCGGGGAGGTGGCGGCGACGTGCGCGGCCAGCTGGTTGGCGACGGCCAGGAACTTCTCGCCCTTGGCGACGAAGTCCGTCTCGCACTTCAGCTCGACGATGACACCGGAGGTGTTGTCGTCGGCGATGAGGGAGACGACGGCACCGTTCTCGGCAGAACGGCCCTCGCGCTTGGCGACGCCCTTCTGACCCTTGATACGGAGGGCCTCCATGGCCTTGTCGACGTCGCCGTCGGCCTCGACCAGCGCGTTCTTGCAGTCCAGCATGCCGGCGCCGGTGAGCTCGCGGAGCTTCTTGACGTCAGCGGCGGTGTAGTTCGCCATGAGTCTGTGATTCTCTCTCGAAGTCGTAGATCTACGGGTGAACGGCGGAGGCGCCGCGCTTTTGGCGCGGCTCCCCCGCCGTCATCGTCCGTGCTGCGAGTGCCCGGCGCATGAACGCCGGGCGCTCTCAGTGGGTCAGGCCTGCTCGGCGTCGGCGGCCGGGGCCTCGACAGCCTCGGCGGCCGGGGCCTCGACAGCGGCCTCGGCCGGAGCGGCCTCGGCGTCGTCGGCCTTCTTCTCGCCCTCGAGCAGGTCGCGCTCCCACTCGGCGAGCGGCTCGGCGGCGGCCTTCTCGCCCG
This genomic interval carries:
- the tsf gene encoding translation elongation factor Ts — its product is MANYTAADVKKLRELTGAGMLDCKNALVEADGDVDKAMEALRIKGQKGVAKREGRSAENGAVVSLIADDNTSGVIVELKCETDFVAKGEKFLAVANQLAAHVAATSPADIEALLASEIEPGKTVTAFVDEANANLGEKIVLDRFAQFAGGYVTAYMHRTMPDLPFQIGVLVELDKENAEVARGVAQHIAAFAPQWLSAEDVPADKVESERRIAEEVTRAEGKPEAAIAKIVEGRVNGFFKEATLLGQPYALDNKKSVQKVLDEAGVTLKRFSRIKVGI
- the pyrH gene encoding UMP kinase, which translates into the protein MNQGVDPHTASDDKSDHDKKGRRFMLKLSGEAFSGGGGLGVDPDVVHAIAREIAAVVRDGAEIAVVIGGGNFFRGAELQQRGMDRARSDYMGMLGTVMNCLALQDFLEKEGIDSRVQTAITMGQVAEPYIPLRAVRHLEKGRVVIFGAGMGMPYFSTDTTAAQRALEIDAEALLMGKNGVDGVYDSDPKKNPDAVKFDALEYSEVLSRDLKVADATAITLCRDNKLPILVFELLAEGNIARAVKGEKIGTLVSDQGTRA